One Pseudomonas sp. HOU2 genomic window carries:
- a CDS encoding DUF3999 domain-containing protein, translating into MSRMLNLGWLALGVVMAAGAQEKPADFATQVPLMVSGNGPWYRLDLPLSAQLQARQTDLSDLRVFNAAGEPQAYALARESAQTRDDGQLHEVKWFPLYNAADASERAPNVRVQSTTTGTLVEVQPSTQLEAGEEVLRGWLLDASAIKAPLQQLILDWTSERDGFQRFSIEASDDLQHWQAWGEGQVARLTFSDERIEQHEVTLPGQSARYLRLLWDAPTSAPILTSAQLKSSDPRNVPLPLVWSQALAGSSTKSGEYIWQLPMGLNVERVQVELKQPNSLAPVTLAGRRESSLPWQTLSNGLLYRLTQNGQDVVQNELQVYGQTVQQLKLSVDERGGGLGEQAPSLKYAVRATQVIFLARGDGPYSLALGNPTVKTANLPLSTLIPDFKPEKLAALGKATVQGEVVATQAAPATTAAVAETNWKKIGLWAVLLVSVVFLGAMAFSLLRKPPANS; encoded by the coding sequence TTGAGTCGCATGCTGAATCTGGGGTGGTTGGCGTTGGGCGTGGTGATGGCTGCCGGCGCCCAGGAAAAACCGGCGGACTTCGCCACGCAGGTGCCGCTGATGGTGAGCGGCAATGGCCCCTGGTATCGCCTCGACCTGCCGCTGAGCGCGCAATTGCAGGCACGCCAGACTGATCTCAGCGACCTGCGCGTATTCAACGCTGCCGGCGAGCCGCAAGCCTACGCCCTGGCCCGGGAATCGGCGCAGACCCGCGACGACGGTCAGTTGCATGAGGTGAAGTGGTTCCCGCTGTACAACGCCGCCGACGCCAGTGAGCGCGCGCCGAACGTGCGCGTGCAATCGACCACCACCGGCACCCTGGTGGAAGTGCAGCCGTCGACGCAACTGGAGGCCGGCGAAGAAGTGCTGCGTGGCTGGCTGCTCGATGCCAGTGCGATCAAGGCGCCGCTGCAGCAACTGATCCTCGACTGGACCAGCGAACGCGACGGCTTCCAGCGCTTCAGCATCGAGGCCAGTGATGACTTGCAGCATTGGCAGGCGTGGGGTGAGGGGCAGGTGGCACGCCTGACCTTTTCCGACGAGCGCATCGAACAGCATGAGGTGACGCTGCCGGGGCAATCTGCGCGCTATCTGCGCCTGCTGTGGGATGCGCCAACCTCGGCGCCAATCCTCACGTCGGCGCAACTGAAAAGCAGCGATCCGCGTAACGTGCCGCTGCCGTTGGTCTGGTCGCAAGCGCTGGCGGGCAGCAGCACCAAGTCCGGCGAGTACATCTGGCAGTTGCCGATGGGGCTGAATGTCGAGCGGGTGCAGGTCGAGCTGAAGCAGCCGAACAGTCTGGCGCCGGTCACTCTCGCCGGTCGCCGAGAAAGCAGCCTGCCGTGGCAGACGCTGAGCAATGGTTTGCTGTATCGCCTGACCCAGAACGGTCAGGACGTGGTGCAGAACGAATTGCAGGTGTACGGGCAGACTGTGCAGCAGCTGAAACTGAGCGTGGATGAGCGTGGCGGCGGTCTGGGCGAGCAGGCACCGAGTCTGAAATACGCGGTGCGGGCGACGCAGGTGATTTTCCTCGCACGAGGTGACGGGCCTTACAGCCTGGCGCTGGGCAATCCGACGGTGAAAACCGCGAACCTGCCGCTGAGCACGCTGATTCCGGATTTCAAACCGGAGAAACTCGCGGCGCTGGGCAAGGCAACGGTGCAAGGTGAAGTGGTTGCCACACAGGCTGCGCCGGCGACTACGGCGGCAGTGGCCGAGACCAACTGGAAGAAGATCGGCCTGTGGGCGGTGTTGCTGGTGAGTGTGGTTTTTCTCGGAGCGATGGCGTTCAGCTTGTTGCGTAAGCCACCTGCCAATTCCTGA
- a CDS encoding formimidoylglutamate deiminase: MSAFFAERALLPNGWANNVRLEVSADGVLTQILADSTADGAERLSGPLLPGMPNLHSHAFQRAMAGLAEVAGNPNDSFWTWRDLMYRLVGKISPEQLGVIARQLYIEMLKAGYTSVAEFHYVHHDSSGQPYADPAELALRISQAASESGIGLTLLPVLYSHSGFGGQTPNDGQRRFINSTENYLNLQSRLQPLLAQQKAQSLGLCFHSLRAVTPQQISEVLAASDKQCPVHIHIAEQQKEVDDCLSWSGRRPLQWLYENIEVDQRWCLVHATHANPEEVTLMAKSRAIAGLCLTTEANLGDGIFPAVDFLAQGGRMGIGSDSHVSLSVVEELRWLEYGQRLRDQRRNRLYGADQPMVGRTLYDAALDGGAQALGQPIGALEVGKRADWIVLDGNDPYLATASGDGILNRWLFAGGDRQVRDVLVNGQWVVRDGRHAGEEQSARAFTQVLRDLLG, translated from the coding sequence ATGTCCGCTTTCTTTGCCGAACGCGCGCTGCTGCCTAACGGATGGGCCAACAATGTACGTCTTGAGGTCAGCGCCGATGGCGTGCTGACCCAAATCCTGGCCGATTCCACCGCAGACGGCGCCGAACGGCTGAGCGGTCCGCTGCTGCCGGGCATGCCCAATCTGCACTCCCACGCCTTCCAGCGTGCGATGGCCGGGCTGGCCGAAGTAGCCGGCAATCCCAATGACAGTTTCTGGACCTGGCGCGACCTGATGTATCGGCTCGTCGGAAAAATCAGCCCCGAGCAACTCGGCGTTATCGCCCGCCAGCTGTACATCGAGATGCTCAAGGCCGGTTACACCTCGGTCGCTGAATTCCACTATGTGCACCACGACAGCAGCGGCCAGCCTTATGCCGATCCGGCCGAGCTGGCGCTGCGCATCAGTCAGGCCGCCAGCGAAAGCGGCATCGGTCTGACCCTGCTGCCGGTGCTCTACAGCCACTCGGGTTTCGGCGGCCAGACGCCGAACGACGGTCAGCGTCGCTTCATCAACAGCACCGAAAATTACCTGAACCTGCAATCGCGCTTGCAGCCATTATTGGCTCAGCAAAAAGCGCAATCGCTGGGTCTGTGCTTCCACTCGTTGCGCGCGGTCACTCCACAGCAAATCAGCGAAGTACTGGCCGCCAGCGACAAGCAGTGCCCGGTGCACATTCACATCGCCGAACAGCAGAAGGAAGTCGATGACTGCCTGAGCTGGAGCGGTCGCCGCCCGTTGCAATGGCTCTACGAAAACATTGAGGTCGATCAGCGCTGGTGCCTGGTCCACGCGACCCACGCCAACCCGGAAGAAGTCACGCTGATGGCCAAGAGTCGCGCCATCGCCGGGCTGTGCCTCACCACTGAAGCGAATCTGGGCGACGGGATTTTCCCGGCGGTGGATTTCCTCGCTCAGGGCGGGCGCATGGGCATCGGCTCCGACAGCCATGTGTCGCTCAGTGTGGTCGAGGAATTGCGTTGGCTGGAATACGGCCAGCGTCTGCGTGATCAGCGGCGTAACCGTTTGTATGGCGCGGATCAGCCGATGGTCGGGCGCACATTGTATGACGCAGCGCTGGACGGCGGCGCCCAGGCTTTGGGACAGCCGATTGGTGCGCTGGAAGTCGGCAAGCGGGCGGACTGGATTGTGCTCGATGGCAATGATCCGTATCTGGCCACCGCCAGTGGCGACGGGATTCTGAATCGCTGGTTGTTCGCCGGTGGCGATCGTCAGGTGCGCGATGTGCTGGTCAACGGCCAGTGGGTGGTGCGCGATGGGCGGCATGCGGGCGAAGAGCAAAGCGCTCGGGCGTTCACCCAGGTTCTGCGCGACCTGCTGGGCTAA
- a CDS encoding DUF924 family protein — MTAPWQPLLDWWFGHAESPDEISADKGKLWFGKRDSQDLEARERFGVFVDQALAGELTDWTQRPEGWLAVVLLLDQLPRMIFRDTPKAFSGDLRAQKLVAQGIAADFDRQLKPIQRVFIYLVFEHCENLAVQNEAVSRFIDLLAEQPESERAVFADNLDYAERHRKVIARFGRFPHRNAVLGRESTAEELAFLKEPGSRF, encoded by the coding sequence ATGACCGCGCCTTGGCAGCCGTTGCTCGATTGGTGGTTCGGACACGCCGAATCACCGGATGAGATATCGGCTGACAAGGGCAAGTTGTGGTTCGGCAAGCGTGACAGCCAAGACCTCGAAGCGCGTGAGCGTTTCGGGGTCTTTGTCGATCAGGCCCTCGCTGGCGAATTGACCGATTGGACGCAACGTCCGGAAGGTTGGCTGGCCGTGGTGCTGCTGCTCGATCAACTGCCGCGCATGATCTTTCGCGATACACCCAAAGCATTCTCTGGCGATCTTCGTGCGCAGAAACTTGTCGCGCAGGGCATTGCCGCGGACTTCGATCGGCAACTGAAGCCGATTCAGCGGGTATTCATTTATCTGGTGTTCGAACACTGCGAAAACCTCGCGGTGCAGAACGAAGCCGTTTCGCGCTTTATCGATCTGCTGGCTGAGCAGCCGGAAAGCGAGCGGGCGGTGTTTGCCGACAATCTGGACTATGCCGAGCGGCATCGGAAAGTGATTGCGCGGTTTGGACGGTTTCCGCATCGCAATGCGGTGTTGGGGAGGGAGTCGACAGCTGAGGAGTTGGCGTTTTTGAAAGAGCCGGGTTCGCGTTTTTAG
- a CDS encoding class 1 fructose-bisphosphatase, with protein sequence MSRVTLSRYLIEQTRSNNTPADLRFLIEVVARACKEISHAVSKGALGGVLGSMGTENVQGEVQKKLDVLSNEILLEANEWGGHLAGMASEEMDNAYQIPGKYPKGAYLLVFDPLDGSSNIDINAPVGTIFSVLRCPNEYLSQNEPLNEKAFLQPGTQQVAAGYAIYGPQTMLVLTLGDGVKGFTLDREMGSFVLTHEDITIPETTQEFAINMSNQRHWEAPVQRYVSELLAGEEGPLKKNYNMRWVAAMVADVHRILTRGGLFMYPRDSREPSKPGKLRLMYEANPMSFLVEQAGGASTDGHQRILDIQPEGLHQRVAVFLGSKEEVARATAYHKE encoded by the coding sequence ATGTCCCGCGTTACCCTGAGTCGCTATTTGATTGAGCAGACCCGCAGCAATAACACTCCTGCCGATCTGCGCTTCCTGATCGAAGTGGTGGCGCGTGCCTGCAAAGAGATCAGCCACGCCGTGTCCAAAGGCGCCCTGGGCGGTGTTCTGGGCAGCATGGGCACTGAAAACGTCCAAGGCGAAGTGCAGAAGAAACTCGACGTGCTGTCGAACGAAATCCTGCTCGAAGCCAACGAATGGGGCGGTCACCTGGCCGGCATGGCGTCCGAAGAAATGGACAATGCCTACCAGATCCCGGGCAAATACCCGAAAGGCGCGTACCTGCTGGTGTTCGACCCACTGGACGGCTCGTCGAACATCGACATCAACGCTCCGGTTGGCACCATCTTCTCGGTACTGCGTTGCCCGAACGAATACCTGAGCCAGAATGAGCCACTGAACGAAAAAGCCTTCTTGCAGCCAGGCACCCAGCAGGTGGCTGCCGGTTACGCGATCTACGGCCCGCAGACCATGCTGGTACTGACCCTGGGCGACGGGGTCAAAGGCTTCACCCTGGACCGCGAAATGGGCAGCTTCGTGCTGACCCACGAAGACATCACCATTCCTGAAACCACCCAGGAATTCGCGATCAACATGTCCAACCAGCGCCACTGGGAAGCCCCGGTACAACGCTACGTCAGCGAACTGCTGGCCGGCGAAGAAGGCCCGCTGAAGAAGAACTACAACATGCGCTGGGTCGCGGCGATGGTGGCCGACGTACACCGCATCCTGACCCGTGGCGGACTGTTCATGTACCCACGCGACAGCCGTGAGCCATCCAAGCCCGGCAAACTGCGTCTGATGTACGAAGCCAACCCGATGTCGTTCCTGGTGGAACAGGCCGGCGGCGCGTCAACCGACGGTCACCAGCGCATCCTCGACATTCAGCCGGAAGGCCTGCACCAGCGCGTAGCGGTGTTCCTTGGTTCGAAAGAAGAAGTCGCCCGCGCTACGGCCTACCACAAGGAATAA
- a CDS encoding methyl-accepting chemotaxis protein: MTRNMKFSHKILLAAALVVAVAFACFILFNDYRQREALSSSTEASMQELGSLTTSNIQTWLESRIQLLQSLSQQVAADGSAPASLKRIIDLPAYTGNFQLSYFGGADGVMFSVPAGNRAPDYDPRARGWYKAANSAQQTIVTEPYIAASSGKLVITVATPVQRQGQMIGVAGADIDLTSVSAIINSLNFGGHGHAFIVSADGKILIHPDSKLVLKTLAEAYPNGAPKVSPGLKEVEFDGKTQLISFTRVNGVPSADWYVALVLDKDTAFSMLSEFRTSALIAMVIAVVIIIALLGMLIRVLMQPLLTMGRAMHDIAEGEGDLTKRLVIHGHDEFGALGLSFNRFVERIHTSIREVSSATGQVNEVALRVVAASNSSMYNSDQQASRTNSVAAAINQLGAAAQEIAQNAALASQHSSDARSLAVDGQQVVDKTIHAMQQLSAKISDSCGNIETLNSNTVNIGQILEVITSISQQTNLLALNAAIEAARAGEAGRGFAVVADEVRNLAHRTQDSAQQVQKMIEELQVGARQAVSIMTESQRESESSVGIANQAGERLGSVTQRIGEIDGMNQSVATATEEQTAVVESINVDINEINTLNQEGVENLQATLRACSDLEQQAARLKQLVGSFRI; this comes from the coding sequence ATGACCAGAAACATGAAATTCAGCCACAAGATCTTGTTGGCTGCCGCCCTCGTGGTGGCCGTTGCGTTCGCCTGTTTCATTTTGTTCAACGACTATCGACAGCGCGAAGCCCTGAGCAGCAGCACCGAAGCGTCGATGCAGGAACTGGGCAGCCTGACCACCAGCAACATCCAGACCTGGCTGGAAAGCCGTATCCAGTTGCTGCAATCGTTGTCGCAACAGGTCGCCGCCGACGGCAGCGCCCCGGCCAGCCTGAAACGCATCATCGACCTGCCCGCCTACACCGGTAATTTCCAGCTCAGCTACTTCGGCGGCGCTGACGGCGTGATGTTCTCGGTGCCCGCCGGCAACCGCGCGCCGGACTACGACCCGCGCGCCCGTGGCTGGTACAAGGCCGCCAACAGCGCCCAGCAGACCATCGTCACCGAACCCTACATCGCCGCATCGTCGGGCAAACTGGTGATCACCGTCGCCACCCCGGTGCAGCGCCAGGGCCAGATGATCGGTGTGGCCGGTGCCGACATCGATCTGACCAGCGTCAGCGCGATCATCAACTCGCTCAACTTTGGCGGCCACGGCCATGCGTTCATTGTCAGCGCCGACGGCAAGATCCTGATTCACCCGGACAGCAAACTGGTGCTCAAAACCCTCGCCGAGGCCTACCCGAACGGCGCACCGAAAGTCAGTCCGGGCCTGAAAGAAGTCGAGTTCGACGGCAAGACTCAGCTGATCTCCTTCACCCGCGTCAACGGCGTGCCTTCGGCTGACTGGTACGTGGCGCTGGTGCTGGACAAAGACACAGCGTTCTCGATGCTCAGCGAGTTCCGCACCTCGGCGCTGATCGCCATGGTGATCGCGGTGGTGATCATCATCGCCCTGCTCGGCATGTTGATTCGCGTGCTGATGCAACCGCTGCTGACCATGGGCCGCGCCATGCATGACATCGCCGAAGGTGAAGGCGACCTGACCAAACGTCTGGTGATCCACGGCCACGATGAGTTCGGCGCACTGGGCCTGTCGTTCAACCGCTTCGTCGAGCGTATTCACACCTCGATCCGTGAAGTGTCCTCGGCCACCGGCCAGGTCAACGAAGTCGCCCTGCGCGTGGTCGCGGCGTCGAACTCGTCGATGTACAACTCCGACCAGCAGGCCAGCCGCACCAACAGCGTGGCCGCCGCGATCAACCAGCTCGGCGCCGCCGCCCAGGAAATCGCCCAGAACGCCGCCCTCGCCTCGCAGCACTCCAGCGATGCGCGCAGCCTGGCGGTCGATGGTCAGCAGGTTGTGGATAAAACCATCCACGCCATGCAGCAGCTGTCGGCAAAGATCAGCGACTCCTGCGGCAACATCGAAACCCTCAACAGCAACACGGTGAACATCGGGCAGATTCTGGAAGTGATCACCAGCATCTCGCAGCAGACCAATTTGCTGGCGCTCAACGCTGCGATCGAAGCCGCCCGCGCCGGTGAGGCTGGCCGTGGTTTCGCCGTGGTCGCTGACGAAGTGCGCAACCTCGCCCACCGCACCCAGGACTCGGCGCAGCAAGTGCAAAAGATGATCGAAGAACTGCAAGTCGGCGCGCGTCAGGCCGTGAGCATCATGACCGAGAGCCAGCGCGAGAGCGAAAGCAGCGTCGGCATCGCCAACCAGGCCGGCGAACGTCTGGGCAGCGTGACCCAGCGCATCGGCGAGATCGACGGGATGAACCAGTCGGTGGCTACCGCGACCGAGGAGCAGACCGCGGTGGTCGAGTCGATCAACGTCGACATCAACGAGATCAACACGCTGAACCAGGAAGGTGTGGAGAACCTGCAGGCGACCTTGCGCGCTTGTTCGGATCTGGAGCAGCAGGCGGCGCGCTTGAAGCAACTGGTGGGTAGCTTCCGGATCTAA
- a CDS encoding lipocalin family protein: MKRLLFVLFAGLVLAGCATHGEDPLAPKTVHSVNLKRYQGTWYELARLPMYFQRNCAQSEAHYSLKSDGNVDVLNRCLTADWQWEEVKGTAYPQVPGKTDKLWVEFDTWFSRLIPGVAKGEYWVLYVSDDYKTAIVGDPSRKYMWLLSRTPTVNGVVREELLSKARQQGYDTTRLIWRASDRQMAKTSN, from the coding sequence ATGAAGCGGTTATTGTTTGTTCTTTTTGCCGGCCTGGTACTGGCTGGCTGTGCCACGCATGGTGAAGATCCGCTGGCGCCCAAGACAGTCCACAGCGTCAACCTCAAGCGGTATCAGGGCACCTGGTACGAACTGGCGCGCCTACCGATGTACTTCCAGCGCAACTGCGCGCAGTCCGAAGCGCATTACTCGCTCAAGTCCGATGGTAACGTCGATGTGCTCAATCGCTGCCTGACTGCGGACTGGCAGTGGGAAGAGGTCAAGGGCACGGCTTATCCACAGGTGCCGGGCAAGACCGACAAGTTGTGGGTCGAGTTCGATACCTGGTTCTCGCGCTTGATTCCGGGTGTGGCGAAAGGCGAATACTGGGTGTTGTACGTCAGCGACGACTACAAGACCGCCATCGTCGGCGACCCGAGCCGCAAGTACATGTGGTTGCTGTCGCGCACGCCGACGGTCAATGGCGTAGTGCGCGAGGAGTTGCTGAGCAAGGCGCGTCAGCAGGGTTACGATACTACCCGGTTGATCTGGCGGGCGTCGGATCGGCAGATGGCGAAGACTTCGAATTAA
- a CDS encoding DUF2339 domain-containing protein: protein MQWMFMLIGLLLGWLLDESFSAALLGALLGLVIGQTLRIARLGSQAAEQQRQLEQTKAALQGVAQRLYLLEGSPSHAVPAASAEPVSEPAIVAEQAPADAPDLVWELPPELEPISAVASESSQPLPADVWHLDAVTAEPAQPAQPAEPRGPNLIERGISAARNWLFGGNTVLRVGVVLLFFGLAFLLRYATEGMVVPIELRYAGVAAAALALLALGWWLRKRNSSYALILQGTGIAVLYLTVFAAMRLHPLLDPSAALGLLVAVTVFSAILAITQDALGLAAAAALGGFAAPILTSTGEGNHVALFSYFALLNAGILAIAWFKAWRLLNLIGFVGTFGIGFAWGLRSYAPELLWSTEPFLILFFLMYLGIGLLFARRKLLDMPDAPADDDREALLHWSARKGDYVDGTMLFGPPIVGFGLQFALVQHLEFAAAFSALALGVIYMGLARVLMGGRALLLGETCLALGVIFASLAIPLGLDARWTSAAWAVEGAGIFWLGLRQQRPFARAFALLLQLGSALAFLSQLRVGESSLLDGAPLGALMLGIALLFSFYQLRKATPEQASPWERQGLPVLAALGLTFLYLLAPLFFFVQATAISWALAGLVTLFVGLRLQSRTFLFTAFAVQLLGVALFLLRLQGAGEDSAAVFSAGWSGLLSASVIGLALIGGMLLAARDEMVRGDVRLLRGLSVVLLAGLVLINLAVLFVLPWQTASAVWAASGLLIIWLSLYLKQRVSFVFGLLLQLIGGAAFLLAGPELLGPLSSEGLRPLAHGGFWTPLVLGLAALVGAWRLQLGNHASAFDALSLQRLSEVLLVWGAGWWALAWVSEVLRFAPLNLQATLLLLIAALSVALWTLLSLRLKWPALGLLCTLLIPAAGLVLLAAWYARYHPAANFGWLAWVLVFVVHFFSLRRLAPMLPARALSTAHVLGCWLLIGVLALELRYGLLLLSEQYNAWRWLGWAILPSLYLLLAAAPRKWPWPVAAFAREYRLYAAAPLAVLMLAWFWLANGFSDGNAEPLPYVPLINPLELGLLFALFGVYVWSRHAVTQFALRKDYAEYATQLVAGVSLFAFCTALVTRAAHHWAGIPFELDLLLESMLVQAGLSIVWTLMALGLMIGGHLRHRREVWLIGAALIALVVAKLIFVELSNRGGLARIVSFIGVGVLLLVVGYFAPLPPKRVEAEPVADKPAPDTEGVSS, encoded by the coding sequence ATGCAATGGATGTTCATGTTGATCGGGCTGCTGCTCGGCTGGCTGCTCGACGAGTCGTTCAGCGCCGCGTTGCTGGGTGCACTGCTCGGGCTTGTGATCGGGCAGACGCTGCGCATCGCCCGGCTTGGCTCGCAGGCTGCAGAGCAACAGCGCCAACTTGAACAGACAAAAGCGGCCTTGCAAGGCGTCGCGCAGCGCCTGTATCTGCTGGAAGGCTCTCCCTCTCACGCGGTGCCAGCGGCAAGTGCGGAACCGGTCAGCGAGCCTGCCATCGTCGCCGAACAAGCACCCGCCGACGCGCCGGATCTGGTCTGGGAACTCCCACCCGAGCTCGAACCGATCTCTGCCGTTGCCAGCGAATCTAGTCAGCCGCTGCCGGCCGATGTCTGGCATCTGGATGCCGTCACCGCCGAGCCAGCACAACCTGCACAACCCGCCGAACCCCGTGGCCCGAACCTGATCGAGCGCGGCATCAGCGCTGCGCGCAACTGGCTGTTCGGTGGCAACACCGTGCTGCGGGTCGGCGTGGTGCTGCTGTTCTTCGGTCTGGCTTTCCTGCTGCGCTATGCCACCGAAGGCATGGTGGTGCCGATCGAATTGCGTTATGCCGGCGTCGCGGCGGCAGCGTTGGCCCTGCTGGCGCTGGGTTGGTGGCTGCGCAAACGCAACAGCAGTTATGCGCTGATTCTGCAGGGCACCGGGATCGCGGTGCTGTACCTGACGGTGTTTGCGGCGATGCGTCTGCATCCGTTGCTCGATCCGTCTGCCGCGTTGGGTTTGCTGGTAGCAGTGACGGTGTTTTCGGCGATTCTCGCCATCACTCAGGATGCGCTGGGGCTGGCAGCGGCTGCAGCATTGGGCGGTTTCGCCGCGCCAATCCTGACCTCGACCGGGGAGGGCAATCATGTCGCGCTGTTCAGCTATTTCGCCTTGCTCAACGCCGGCATTCTCGCCATCGCCTGGTTCAAGGCCTGGCGCCTGCTTAACCTGATCGGGTTCGTCGGCACGTTCGGCATCGGTTTCGCCTGGGGCTTGCGTTCCTACGCGCCTGAATTGCTGTGGAGCACCGAGCCGTTCCTGATCCTGTTCTTCCTGATGTACCTGGGCATCGGCCTGTTGTTTGCCCGGCGCAAGTTGCTCGACATGCCCGATGCGCCAGCGGACGACGATCGCGAGGCGCTGCTGCACTGGTCGGCGCGCAAGGGCGATTACGTCGACGGCACGATGCTGTTCGGCCCGCCGATCGTTGGCTTCGGTCTGCAGTTTGCGCTGGTGCAGCACCTGGAGTTCGCCGCCGCGTTCAGTGCACTGGCACTGGGCGTGATCTACATGGGCCTGGCGCGGGTGTTGATGGGCGGTCGCGCCTTGTTGCTGGGTGAAACCTGTCTGGCGCTGGGGGTGATTTTCGCCAGCCTGGCGATCCCGCTGGGCCTCGATGCGCGCTGGACTTCGGCGGCGTGGGCCGTGGAGGGCGCGGGGATTTTCTGGCTCGGCTTGCGTCAGCAGCGACCGTTCGCCCGAGCGTTTGCCTTGCTGCTGCAACTGGGTTCGGCGCTGGCGTTCCTCAGTCAGTTGCGGGTCGGCGAAAGCAGCCTGCTCGACGGCGCACCGTTGGGCGCATTGATGCTCGGTATCGCGCTGCTGTTCAGTTTCTATCAGTTGCGCAAAGCCACGCCGGAACAGGCATCGCCGTGGGAGCGTCAGGGTTTGCCGGTGCTGGCGGCGCTGGGCCTGACCTTCCTGTACCTGCTGGCACCACTGTTTTTCTTTGTTCAGGCAACAGCGATCAGTTGGGCCTTGGCCGGATTGGTGACCTTGTTTGTCGGCCTGCGCCTGCAATCGCGCACGTTCCTGTTCACCGCGTTCGCTGTGCAGTTGCTCGGCGTTGCGTTGTTCCTGTTGCGCCTGCAAGGTGCAGGCGAGGATTCGGCGGCGGTGTTCAGCGCCGGGTGGAGTGGTTTGCTCAGCGCATCCGTGATTGGTCTGGCGTTGATCGGCGGCATGTTGCTGGCGGCGCGCGACGAGATGGTGCGCGGCGATGTGCGGCTGCTACGCGGGTTGTCGGTGGTGTTGCTGGCGGGGTTGGTGCTGATCAATCTGGCGGTGCTGTTCGTGCTGCCGTGGCAAACCGCGAGTGCGGTGTGGGCGGCGAGCGGTCTGTTGATCATCTGGCTGAGCCTGTACCTCAAACAGCGCGTGAGTTTTGTCTTTGGGCTGTTGTTGCAGTTGATCGGTGGCGCGGCGTTCTTGTTGGCCGGCCCCGAGTTGCTCGGGCCGCTGTCCAGCGAAGGACTGCGGCCGTTGGCCCATGGCGGTTTCTGGACGCCGCTGGTACTGGGGCTGGCCGCGCTGGTCGGTGCCTGGCGTCTGCAACTGGGCAATCACGCCTCGGCCTTCGATGCGCTGAGTTTGCAACGCCTGTCTGAAGTGCTGCTGGTGTGGGGCGCCGGTTGGTGGGCGTTGGCGTGGGTGAGTGAGGTGCTGCGTTTTGCGCCGCTGAATCTGCAGGCGACGCTGTTGCTGCTGATTGCCGCGCTGAGTGTGGCGCTGTGGACGCTGTTGTCGCTGCGTCTGAAATGGCCGGCGCTGGGCTTGCTCTGCACTTTGCTGATTCCGGCGGCGGGGCTGGTGCTGCTGGCGGCGTGGTATGCGCGTTATCACCCGGCGGCGAACTTCGGCTGGCTGGCGTGGGTATTGGTGTTCGTCGTGCACTTCTTCAGCCTGCGGCGTCTGGCGCCGATGCTGCCGGCGCGGGCCTTGAGCACGGCGCACGTGCTGGGTTGCTGGCTGCTGATCGGCGTGTTGGCGCTGGAGTTGCGCTACGGCTTGCTGCTGTTGTCCGAACAATACAACGCGTGGCGCTGGCTGGGCTGGGCGATCCTGCCGAGTCTGTATCTGTTGCTGGCGGCGGCTCCGCGTAAATGGCCATGGCCGGTGGCGGCCTTTGCGCGCGAATACCGTTTGTATGCCGCTGCGCCCTTGGCAGTGCTGATGCTCGCGTGGTTCTGGCTGGCCAACGGCTTCAGCGACGGCAACGCCGAACCGCTGCCGTACGTGCCGCTGATCAACCCGCTGGAACTGGGCCTGCTGTTCGCCCTGTTCGGGGTGTACGTGTGGTCGCGGCATGCGGTGACGCAGTTTGCCCTGCGCAAGGATTACGCCGAGTACGCCACACAACTGGTCGCCGGGGTTTCGCTGTTCGCTTTCTGCACCGCGTTGGTGACCCGTGCTGCGCACCATTGGGCGGGGATTCCGTTCGAGCTGGATCTGCTGCTCGAATCGATGCTGGTGCAGGCCGGGTTGTCCATCGTCTGGACCTTGATGGCGTTGGGGCTGATGATCGGCGGACACCTGCGTCACCGGCGCGAAGTGTGGCTGATCGGCGCGGCGCTGATTGCGCTGGTGGTGGCCAAACTGATTTTTGTCGAATTGAGCAACCGTGGCGGCCTCGCCCGGATCGTCTCGTTTATCGGGGTCGGCGTGTTGCTGCTGGTGGTGGGCTATTTCGCACCACTGCCACCGAAACGCGTCGAAGCCGAACCGGTGGCGGACAAACCCGCACCGGATACCGAAGGAGTTTCATCTTGA